A single region of the Cynocephalus volans isolate mCynVol1 chromosome 12, mCynVol1.pri, whole genome shotgun sequence genome encodes:
- the LOC134391791 gene encoding olfactory receptor 5D18-like: MSLSDRNRSGATFMLLGFSDSPQLQVPLFLVFLVIYSVSVVGNLGMIIIIKTNPKLHTPMYVFLSHLSFVDFCYSSTVAPKTLVNLVVKDRTISFSGCAVQFFFICAFVVAESLLLAVMAYDRFVAICNPLLYTVAMSQKLCAMLVVGSYAWGVACSLTLTCYVLKLSFHGFNTINHFFCESSSLLSLSCSDTFINQLLLFIFATFNEISTLLIILTSYVSIVVTILKMRSASGRRKAFSTCASHLTAITIFHGTVLFLYCVPNSNNSRHTVKVASVFYTVVNPMLNPLIYSLRNKEVKDAIRKLMHPKVPFQSANLK, encoded by the coding sequence ATGTCACTCTCAGACAGAAATAGAAGTGGAGCCACATTTATGCTCTTGGGCTTCTCAGATTCCCCGCAACTCCAAGTCCCTCTCTTCTTGGTTTTTCTGGTCATCTACAGTGTCTCTGTTGTAGGAAATCTTGGGATGATCATAATCATCAAAACTAACCCCAAACTGCACACCCCCATGTACGTTTTCCTCAGCCACCTCTCGTTTGTGGATTTCTGCTATTCCTCTACTGTTGCCCCTAAGACTCTGGTGAACCTAGTGGTAAAAGACAGAACCATCTCATTTTCAGGATGTGCAGTacaattctttttcatttgtgcCTTTGTGGTGGCTGAATCTTTGTTGTTAGCTGTGATGGCATATGACCGCTTTGTGGCCATTTGTAACCCTCTGCTCTACACAGTTGCCATGTCCCAGAAACTCTGTGCCATGCTGGTGGTGGGATCCTATGCGTGGGGAGTGGCATGTTCTTTGACACTCACGtgctatgttttaaaattatcttttcatggcttcaaCACAATCAACCACTTTTTCTGCGAGTCCTCCTCACTGCTCTCCCTGTCTTGCTCTGACACTTTTATCAACCAgctgcttcttttcatttttgccacCTTTAATGAGATAAGCACACTGCTCATCATCCTCACGTCTTATGTGTCCATTGTTGTCACCATCCTCAAGATGCGCTCGGCCAGTGGGCGCcgcaaagccttctccacctgtgcctcccacctgacCGCCATCACCATCTTCCACGGGACCGTCCTCTTCCTCTACTGTGTGCCCAACTCCAACAACTCCAGACACACAGTCAAAGTGGCCTCTGTGTTTTACACAGTCGTCAATCCCATGCTGAACCCTCtgatctacagcctgaggaataAAGAAGTGAAGGATGCCATTAGGAAATTAATGCACCCAAAAGTCCCATTTCAATCAGCTAATCTCAAATGA